The following proteins are encoded in a genomic region of Brachypodium distachyon strain Bd21 chromosome 1, Brachypodium_distachyon_v3.0, whole genome shotgun sequence:
- the LOC112269949 gene encoding uncharacterized protein LOC112269949, with protein sequence MNVPLFAVSGSSPAASLLDALAGAGEAGEAPPASLTAVQGTSAPTSGTGATVVDLDPVAEAAGAEVEPEPALTSSPAVAETVAAVDTAAAVTAPGDASAAVDATGAGSPAAQQGTAPAGSKEASLVPGSLGASAGEVAGEGQQDPREQAGDPAHSPTSAAGASSSSAALPSTDLGTLAGVAWNPLTWDPSIFEQGHRFLDAVRDQQQAFVTSFNEVREHHAAAKNQLGECGRLWRENGENCPGCTRRRASSRRRRDWPGKPWRTSGSRWSRRPSSTGSWRPSAWSSRGGSTQWRPPSRRPGSNMPRWSLLPRSGWTRRVS encoded by the exons atgaacgtacctcttttcgcagtgagcggcagctcgcccgcggcaagcctcttggacgctCTCGCCGGTGCAGGCGAGGCAGGagaggctccccccgcaagcctgACAGCCGTGCAAG gcacaagtgcgcctaCATCTGGAACGGGCGCGACcgtggtcgatcttgacccggtcgccgaagccgcgggggcggaggtggagccagaaccggctctcacgtcAAGCCCCGCCGTGGCGGAGACAGTGGCCGCggtggacaccgccgccgctgtgaCGGCGCCCGGCGACGCGTCCGCAGCTGTGGACGCGACTGGCGCGGGCTCACCTGCTGCCCAGCAGGGGACAGCCCCCGCCGGGAGCAAGGAGGCTTCCCTAGTCCCGGGGTCCCTGGGCGCAAGCGCAGgtgaagttgccggggaaggacagcaagacccccgggagcaggctggcgaTCCCGCGCACAGCCCCACatcggcagcgggggcttcgtcgtcctcggctgctctccccagtaccgacctcggcaccctcgccggggttgcttggaaccccctcacctgggatccgagcatcttcgagcaggggcaccggttcctggacgccgttaGGGACCAGCAacaggccttcgtcacctccttcaatgaggtgagggagcaccacgctgCCGCCAAGAACCAGCTCGGCGAGTGTGGGAGGCTGTGGAGAGAGAACGGTGAGAATTGTCCCGGCTGCACGAGGAGACGCGcttcgtcgaggaggaggcgcgactggcccggcaagccctggaggacgtctgggagccggtggtcccggaggccgagctccaccggcagctggaggcctaGCGCATGGAGCTCCAGGGGAGGCTCAACTCAATGgcggccaccctcgaggcgaccaggaagTAACATGCCGAGGTGGTCGCTGCTGCCCAGAtccggctggacgagaagagtgtCCTGA